A DNA window from Streptomyces canus contains the following coding sequences:
- a CDS encoding HIT family protein: MPDHAQPRPAPSGAWPENFTGHRRGTNCPMCANDFAADDIGWGLLVRRGEVSNAYLWRSGQVRGYAVVIYTGRHVAEPTELVEGEAAAFWRDVLALGRAVEALYEPLKMNYLLLGNQIPHAHWHCVPRREAGTDPAPGGPLPFEVLDLGRQDEEQVQADARALRQLLADADGQSGGRR, translated from the coding sequence ATGCCCGACCACGCGCAGCCCCGTCCCGCGCCGTCCGGCGCCTGGCCGGAGAACTTCACCGGCCACCGTCGGGGTACGAACTGCCCGATGTGCGCGAACGACTTCGCCGCCGACGACATCGGCTGGGGTCTCCTTGTCCGGCGCGGGGAGGTCAGCAACGCCTACCTGTGGCGCAGCGGTCAGGTCCGCGGGTACGCCGTCGTGATCTACACAGGGCGTCATGTAGCCGAGCCCACCGAGCTGGTCGAGGGTGAGGCGGCCGCGTTCTGGCGCGACGTCCTCGCCCTGGGCCGGGCTGTGGAAGCGCTCTACGAACCGCTGAAGATGAACTACCTGCTGCTGGGGAACCAGATCCCGCACGCCCACTGGCACTGCGTTCCGCGACGCGAAGCCGGAACGGACCCGGCTCCGGGTGGGCCGCTGCCCTTCGAGGTGCTCGATCTCGGGCGCCAGGACGAGGAGCAGGTGCAAGCGGATGCCCGAGCACTGCGTCAGCTGCTGGCTGACGCGGACGGCCAGTCGGGGGGGCGGCGATGA
- a CDS encoding aldo/keto reductase, with amino-acid sequence MDDDCAVDALLRAREEGATVYDTSDVYGLGHSQRLLGRMLAQVPRESVSITSTVGAFRGTSVNAYSSLNLHGQVEQSLENLGVDSLDVLTLHHTDFGPRDQYLPEARETLEALRDLGRVKALGMRAPNRLVAGTATSGDRNQVSAARFSFLVQQFDPKVITTPFNPLSQPPEPEAAASEEDEDIFSFARRHGVATMIYKPLGLGLLTGKYLPDAAFGPGDVRSRITAPVLDAVQRGLQPLRDRFGPTPQDLARVALHYCLKRCPDSIVLTGFTSSQQVAGNYQGFKNELSEPDYEFVDAAYAALRAELVELGQLRSRDAASVP; translated from the coding sequence GTGGACGACGACTGCGCGGTCGATGCCCTCCTGCGCGCCCGCGAAGAGGGAGCAACTGTCTACGACACCTCGGACGTCTACGGTCTCGGGCACTCCCAGAGGCTGTTGGGCCGCATGCTTGCCCAGGTGCCCCGCGAAAGCGTCAGCATCACCAGCACGGTCGGCGCCTTCAGGGGCACCAGCGTCAACGCCTACAGCTCCCTGAACCTGCACGGACAAGTGGAGCAGAGCCTTGAGAACCTCGGCGTGGATTCGCTGGACGTCCTGACACTGCACCACACCGACTTCGGCCCTCGCGACCAGTACCTCCCAGAGGCACGGGAGACACTGGAGGCCCTGCGTGACCTCGGCAGGGTCAAGGCGCTCGGGATGAGGGCGCCAAACCGGCTGGTGGCAGGTACCGCAACCTCCGGCGACCGCAACCAGGTAAGCGCGGCTCGGTTCTCTTTCCTTGTCCAACAGTTCGACCCCAAGGTCATCACCACCCCCTTCAACCCCCTCAGCCAGCCACCCGAACCCGAGGCCGCGGCCAGCGAAGAGGACGAGGACATCTTCAGCTTCGCCCGTCGCCACGGCGTCGCCACCATGATCTACAAGCCTCTGGGCCTGGGACTGCTCACCGGCAAATACCTTCCGGACGCGGCCTTCGGCCCTGGCGACGTCCGCTCCCGCATCACCGCGCCGGTCCTGGACGCCGTCCAGCGAGGCCTACAGCCCCTGCGAGACAGGTTCGGACCCACCCCGCAAGACCTCGCCCGGGTCGCCCTCCACTACTGCCTCAAGCGCTGCCCGGACTCGATCGTTCTGACCGGATTCACCAGTTCACAACAGGTGGCCGGGAACTACCAGGGCTTCAAGAACGAACTGAGCGAACCGGACTACGAATTCGTCGACGCCGCGTACGCGGCCCTGCGAGCCGAGCTGGTAGAGCTCGGCCAGCTCCGCTCAAGGGATGCGGCGTCCGTGCCATGA
- a CDS encoding uracil-DNA glycosylase family protein, with product MNGRTTVAHRILQFNEELAETTLELPPGFTVINPFSGPQKERVREVTTAFYHKYYDDDKPRRLVLGSSPARRGTAVTGVPFEDAKLLESETGVDVDGYAVSRPSAGFLHDVIRRYGGREQFYADFVMSFVCPLGLVRTSPKGKEVNCNYYENKKLLELLHSFLVDTLERQLAFGTDTSVCYCIGSGENFKFLSKVNEGQRFFRKIVPLEHPRFITQYNREREEEFADKYLRAFRGQGD from the coding sequence ATGAACGGGCGAACGACTGTTGCCCATCGGATCCTGCAGTTCAACGAGGAACTTGCGGAAACGACGCTTGAGCTGCCTCCCGGATTCACGGTCATCAATCCGTTCAGCGGCCCCCAGAAGGAGCGTGTCCGGGAGGTGACGACTGCGTTCTACCACAAGTACTACGACGACGATAAGCCGCGTCGTCTGGTACTGGGGAGCTCGCCCGCCCGCCGCGGCACGGCCGTGACCGGGGTCCCGTTCGAAGATGCCAAGCTCCTCGAAAGCGAAACGGGAGTCGATGTCGACGGCTATGCGGTGAGCCGGCCTTCCGCCGGGTTTCTGCACGACGTCATCAGGCGCTACGGGGGCCGCGAACAGTTCTATGCCGACTTCGTCATGAGTTTTGTGTGTCCTCTTGGTCTGGTGAGAACGAGCCCCAAGGGGAAAGAGGTCAACTGCAACTATTACGAGAACAAGAAGCTGCTGGAGCTCCTGCACTCTTTCCTCGTGGACACCCTGGAACGCCAGCTGGCATTCGGAACTGACACCTCGGTGTGCTACTGCATTGGCAGTGGCGAGAACTTCAAGTTCCTCTCGAAGGTAAACGAGGGCCAGCGCTTCTTCCGAAAGATCGTGCCGTTGGAGCACCCGCGTTTCATCACTCAATACAACCGGGAGAGAGAGGAAGAATTCGCCGACAAGTACCTCAGAGCCTTCCGCGGACAAGGCGATTAG
- a CDS encoding AMP-binding protein: MRDAELIDTVRDRLREIVASVLEVEKDDIESGALFYEELGISSLEKAAIVAAIEREFGALSAEEAAALTSLDAAVSVLSERATSLRGVNLIDRLVAGHVSAGRGERTSYLDPQAGEITYAALLEAARGYAGALRAAGVPEGARGLLVADDSVATVVAVLGLWWHGCVPVVISPMLTDDEVRYIAENCAAAMVHLDAAPKRQRALEELFETTTQCAGADVRAALATSEPGPARRPQEAGPPAAWSAGREALVQYTSGSTGMPKGVRHSAGAIAAMTDGIGTVLALTPEDTVLSTARMSFGYGFGSSVLCPLAAGSRVALIRGTVDVHSLAAAMQRHQPTVLFSVPRLYAALLNASETTLASDSVRLCVAAGENLPASLSERIRTAFQAELLNGLGATEVLYIVVGTPPGKERPGAFGVPVPGITATVRAADGTPVADGEEGRLHIAGPTVALGYIGRPEAEAVTFADGGAYTGDVVRRAPDGTFTHLCRADDLLNLGGYKVVPSEIESVIRGAEGVQDCVVVGSRDADGLEQAVAYLVARPGFDTAVVRRAVIAAIRSGLAAYKRPARLEFLDELPTTSTGKLAAFKLRKAAEQP, encoded by the coding sequence GTGCGTGATGCAGAACTCATCGATACAGTGCGCGACAGGCTGCGAGAGATCGTGGCGTCTGTCCTTGAAGTGGAAAAGGACGACATCGAGTCTGGTGCCCTGTTCTACGAGGAACTCGGAATCAGCTCCTTGGAAAAGGCTGCGATCGTGGCCGCGATCGAGCGCGAGTTCGGAGCCCTGTCCGCTGAGGAAGCGGCAGCCCTCACCAGCCTGGACGCCGCGGTGTCCGTGCTCAGCGAGCGGGCGACAAGCCTCCGCGGGGTCAACCTGATCGACCGCCTGGTGGCGGGTCATGTCTCCGCCGGCCGGGGTGAAAGGACCAGCTACCTCGACCCCCAGGCTGGGGAGATCACCTACGCCGCCCTCCTGGAGGCAGCACGTGGGTACGCGGGCGCCCTCAGGGCGGCAGGCGTGCCAGAGGGCGCCCGCGGCCTCCTGGTCGCCGACGATTCCGTGGCGACCGTCGTCGCCGTCCTCGGCCTGTGGTGGCACGGCTGCGTCCCCGTGGTGATCAGCCCGATGCTCACGGACGACGAAGTCCGCTACATCGCCGAGAACTGCGCCGCCGCGATGGTGCACCTCGACGCAGCTCCCAAGCGGCAACGCGCCCTGGAGGAGCTGTTCGAGACGACAACCCAGTGCGCCGGCGCTGACGTCCGCGCCGCTCTGGCCACGTCCGAGCCCGGCCCCGCACGCCGCCCGCAGGAGGCTGGGCCCCCGGCCGCGTGGAGTGCGGGGCGTGAGGCGCTCGTGCAGTACACCTCCGGAAGTACCGGCATGCCCAAGGGAGTCCGGCACTCAGCGGGAGCGATCGCGGCGATGACCGACGGCATCGGCACCGTACTGGCGCTGACCCCCGAGGACACCGTGCTGTCCACCGCCCGGATGTCCTTCGGCTACGGCTTCGGCAGTTCCGTCCTGTGCCCCCTGGCGGCCGGCTCCCGCGTTGCGCTCATCCGCGGCACGGTCGACGTCCACTCACTCGCCGCCGCGATGCAACGCCACCAACCCACCGTGCTGTTCTCCGTCCCACGGCTGTACGCCGCGCTGCTGAACGCCTCCGAGACGACGCTCGCCTCCGACTCCGTGCGGCTGTGCGTGGCGGCCGGCGAGAATCTGCCGGCATCGCTCAGCGAGCGGATCCGCACCGCCTTCCAGGCCGAGCTGCTCAACGGTCTCGGCGCCACCGAGGTGCTCTACATAGTCGTCGGCACGCCGCCGGGGAAAGAGCGTCCGGGCGCCTTCGGGGTCCCGGTGCCCGGGATCACTGCGACCGTCCGCGCTGCGGACGGCACGCCCGTCGCCGACGGGGAGGAAGGCCGGCTCCACATCGCCGGCCCGACCGTCGCCCTCGGCTACATCGGCCGGCCGGAGGCCGAAGCAGTCACCTTCGCCGACGGCGGTGCCTACACCGGCGACGTCGTGCGCCGTGCGCCGGACGGCACATTCACCCATCTCTGCCGCGCCGACGACCTGCTCAACCTGGGCGGTTACAAGGTCGTGCCGAGTGAGATCGAGAGCGTCATCCGCGGCGCTGAAGGGGTCCAGGACTGCGTGGTGGTCGGCAGCCGCGATGCCGATGGCCTGGAGCAGGCCGTGGCCTATCTCGTGGCCCGGCCGGGATTCGACACGGCCGTGGTGCGGCGCGCGGTGATCGCCGCGATCCGTAGCGGTCTCGCCGCCTACAAGCGGCCCGCCCGTCTGGAGTTCCTCGACGAGCTCCCGACCACTTCAACCGGCAAGCTGGCCGCCTTCAAGCTCAGGAAGGCGGCTGAACAACCATGA
- a CDS encoding phosphotransferase enzyme family protein: MSGAESDVMVVAGILPLFYRITPTAVDEGPAGTATRNYVAQDSDGGRWFAKAYPVGTDLDAERQALALGQFARLGGIPVPAVRQTLDGELIAAAGGMAVSVTAYVENAQTAEGGLSGDRWAAVGETVGRLHRTLTRHPAGPPRRVPAREVCDVKGARQRLDRLLALFAKRPPASGFPAWARETAARRLDALPAVAAMVKGLPTSLTVQTVHGDLASPNLLLRGQQVAALIDFRPPGHRSPAWELGRIVLDPRTVLAEPKWPTGLAEAIAAYRSANPTLPPEELLAVPRLAAGYMACSVYPLSEAVDAPAAVTPELEAYGRNRHAAIAELCERLTEAEEVLHGLLH, translated from the coding sequence ATGAGCGGCGCCGAGTCGGACGTGATGGTCGTGGCGGGGATCCTGCCGCTGTTCTACCGGATCACCCCCACTGCGGTCGACGAAGGTCCTGCGGGGACCGCGACCCGCAACTACGTGGCCCAGGACAGCGACGGAGGCCGGTGGTTCGCGAAGGCCTACCCGGTGGGCACCGATCTGGACGCGGAGCGCCAGGCACTGGCGCTCGGCCAGTTCGCGAGGCTCGGCGGCATCCCGGTGCCGGCGGTGCGGCAGACCCTGGACGGTGAACTCATCGCGGCCGCCGGCGGGATGGCGGTGTCGGTCACGGCGTACGTCGAGAATGCACAGACAGCGGAGGGCGGCCTGTCCGGCGACCGATGGGCCGCGGTGGGCGAGACCGTCGGCCGCCTGCACCGGACCCTGACCCGACACCCGGCCGGACCGCCGCGCCGCGTACCCGCCCGGGAGGTCTGCGATGTAAAAGGGGCCCGGCAGCGCCTTGACCGGCTACTTGCCCTGTTCGCCAAGAGGCCGCCCGCCTCGGGGTTTCCTGCCTGGGCACGGGAGACCGCCGCCCGGCGGCTCGACGCGCTGCCTGCCGTGGCCGCCATGGTCAAAGGGCTGCCGACGTCCTTGACGGTGCAGACCGTCCACGGCGACCTGGCCTCGCCCAACCTGCTCCTGCGCGGACAGCAGGTGGCGGCATTGATCGACTTCCGGCCGCCCGGTCACCGCAGCCCCGCCTGGGAGCTCGGGCGGATCGTCCTGGACCCGCGCACCGTTCTGGCAGAGCCGAAATGGCCCACCGGCCTGGCCGAAGCGATCGCCGCCTACCGGTCAGCCAACCCGACGCTGCCGCCCGAAGAACTCCTCGCCGTGCCCCGCCTCGCCGCCGGGTACATGGCCTGCTCGGTGTATCCCCTGTCCGAGGCCGTCGACGCCCCGGCCGCCGTCACCCCCGAACTCGAGGCGTACGGCCGAAACCGGCATGCAGCCATAGCCGAGCTGTGCGAGCGCCTGACGGAAGCCGAGGAGGTGCTCCATGGCCTCCTCCACTGA
- a CDS encoding beta-ketoacyl synthase N-terminal-like domain-containing protein, translating into MSTPSALEVVVTGIGLTLPGVAKYGDLLGPLPGEGGFDPATGLRGREMRHKDRASRLALRAAESALHDAGLTDANATFRGAADSTAVVVSTNLGNVDSVCDATDTIAREGVRGLSPLGLPQTSSNVIAGWVAIRYGLRGPNLTVCNGVTSGLDALAWARNLIVAGRAEAAVVVGVEPANDVATKLLGEQSTDTAVAIVLEPANAAASRGTRPRATIAGYARARDLAAALTSAGVTEEKSVGLWLVDEAGAGAGQLLAATRRIDLESQLGPLSGALGVLQCAAAAAHLESDATGNVLATAGGPRHDAAAVLLLTP; encoded by the coding sequence ATGAGTACCCCGAGCGCCCTGGAGGTCGTCGTCACGGGCATCGGACTGACGCTCCCAGGTGTCGCGAAGTACGGCGACCTCCTCGGACCGTTGCCCGGCGAGGGCGGCTTCGACCCGGCAACCGGACTCCGCGGACGCGAGATGCGCCACAAGGACCGCGCGTCCCGGCTCGCCCTGCGAGCTGCCGAGTCCGCCCTCCACGACGCGGGCCTGACCGACGCCAACGCGACCTTCAGGGGAGCGGCTGACTCGACCGCTGTCGTGGTCAGCACCAACCTGGGCAACGTGGACAGCGTCTGCGACGCCACCGACACCATCGCCAGAGAAGGCGTCAGGGGCCTCAGCCCCTTGGGCCTGCCACAGACATCAAGCAATGTCATCGCCGGCTGGGTGGCCATCCGCTACGGGCTGCGCGGCCCCAACCTCACCGTCTGCAACGGCGTCACCAGCGGTCTGGACGCCCTCGCCTGGGCCCGAAACCTCATCGTGGCCGGGCGCGCCGAAGCAGCCGTCGTCGTCGGCGTCGAACCAGCCAATGACGTGGCGACGAAGCTGCTCGGCGAGCAGTCCACCGACACGGCGGTCGCGATCGTCCTCGAACCAGCGAACGCAGCCGCTTCCCGTGGCACACGGCCGCGCGCCACGATCGCCGGGTACGCCCGGGCCCGGGACCTCGCCGCGGCGCTGACCTCCGCCGGCGTGACTGAGGAGAAATCCGTCGGACTGTGGCTCGTGGACGAGGCGGGCGCCGGGGCGGGCCAGCTGCTCGCAGCCACGCGCCGGATCGACCTGGAATCCCAGCTGGGCCCGCTGTCTGGGGCACTGGGCGTCTTACAGTGCGCCGCCGCGGCCGCCCATCTGGAGAGCGACGCCACCGGGAACGTGCTCGCCACAGCTGGAGGCCCTCGCCACGACGCGGCAGCCGTTCTGCTGCTGACCCCTTGA
- a CDS encoding ATP-binding cassette domain-containing protein: MSDGSDADGIRQAAVPAPRGGELPLPPAAVPAGPHDGDITDGLAEAYWSVYDGAASQATVGQILARLPRIVRQIGRLAWHADRTATVAVAVLQLASAAMTAFGLMASVAVLRELFAEGPTPDRVRAAIPQLLVVVGFLAARALLEAGVAVAQARVTPKIRTALECEFLALTAHVRLEVVDDADWHDEAYRANDRGLFYARQIVGQVVSLAAALLGLLGTASVLGVLHPALLPLLLLSVLPVGAAAVRTARARFHSFKRWNTLQRRVRVFSWLLLERDAAAELRSDTAQGALLEEHRRLTTRIAEEDTRLGVSSAGLTLAGRTIGGIGTGITYTALGAMLIAGWLPLAAGAGAVLAIQAAQSSLTRLVDVSHLVYEHAMWVDDLLAFQERCRDLQPRRSGLPAPETVKTITLEDVSFTYPGKDTPALNGISMTLRAGQTVAFVGVNGSGKSTCARLLAGLYEPQDGGTVCWDGVNVLDMDAGSLQARVGCVLQDPVRFPFSALANLTVSRGTLTEADPQRALDAARASGAEQVIAGLPGRWEALLSKRFRGGQELSAGQWAKVAVARGLYKSAPVLLLDEPTASMDPRAEHAVYEAVLRDTPRPDQITVLISHRLASVVSCDRIFVFDGGRITETGTHQELMDIGGEYAAMFTLQAAGYRAEAGEAA; this comes from the coding sequence ATGAGCGACGGCAGTGATGCAGACGGCATCCGCCAGGCCGCGGTGCCCGCCCCGCGCGGTGGAGAACTTCCGCTGCCGCCCGCCGCCGTGCCGGCAGGACCACACGACGGCGACATCACGGACGGCCTGGCGGAGGCGTACTGGTCCGTATACGACGGTGCGGCGTCCCAGGCCACGGTGGGACAGATCCTCGCGCGTCTGCCGCGGATCGTGCGCCAGATCGGCCGACTGGCCTGGCACGCCGACCGGACCGCGACCGTCGCGGTAGCGGTCCTGCAGCTGGCGTCGGCCGCGATGACGGCATTCGGGCTCATGGCCTCGGTGGCGGTGCTGCGAGAACTGTTCGCTGAAGGGCCCACTCCTGACAGGGTTCGCGCGGCCATCCCCCAACTCCTGGTCGTGGTCGGCTTCCTTGCCGCCCGGGCGCTCCTGGAGGCGGGCGTCGCCGTCGCGCAAGCCAGAGTGACCCCGAAGATCCGCACCGCACTGGAGTGCGAGTTCCTCGCCCTGACCGCCCATGTACGGCTGGAAGTCGTCGACGACGCGGACTGGCACGACGAGGCCTACCGGGCCAACGACCGCGGGCTGTTCTACGCGAGGCAGATCGTCGGCCAGGTCGTCTCTCTGGCCGCGGCCCTGCTCGGGCTCCTGGGCACCGCCAGCGTGCTGGGCGTCCTTCACCCCGCCTTGCTGCCGCTGCTTTTGCTTTCCGTGCTGCCGGTCGGCGCGGCCGCCGTACGCACCGCCCGAGCCCGCTTCCACTCCTTCAAGCGGTGGAACACCCTGCAGCGCAGGGTGCGGGTCTTCTCCTGGCTGCTGCTGGAAAGGGACGCCGCCGCCGAGCTCCGCTCGGACACCGCCCAGGGCGCGCTGCTGGAGGAGCACCGCCGGCTGACGACACGGATCGCCGAGGAGGACACCCGCCTGGGCGTGAGCTCGGCCGGACTGACCCTCGCGGGCCGGACCATCGGCGGGATCGGCACCGGCATCACCTACACAGCGCTCGGCGCCATGCTGATCGCGGGCTGGCTGCCCCTGGCCGCCGGCGCGGGCGCGGTCCTCGCCATCCAGGCCGCCCAGTCCTCGCTGACCCGGCTCGTCGACGTCTCCCACCTGGTCTACGAGCACGCCATGTGGGTGGACGACCTGCTGGCCTTCCAGGAACGCTGCCGCGACCTCCAGCCGCGCCGCAGCGGGCTGCCCGCCCCCGAGACGGTGAAGACCATCACGCTGGAGGATGTGTCCTTCACCTATCCGGGCAAGGACACCCCGGCGCTCAACGGCATCTCCATGACGCTGCGTGCCGGTCAGACGGTGGCATTCGTCGGCGTCAACGGCTCCGGTAAGTCCACCTGCGCCCGGCTCCTCGCAGGGCTGTACGAGCCGCAGGACGGGGGCACGGTCTGCTGGGATGGGGTGAACGTGCTGGACATGGACGCCGGGTCGTTGCAGGCCCGGGTGGGCTGCGTGCTCCAGGATCCGGTCCGTTTCCCGTTCAGCGCGCTGGCCAACCTGACGGTCTCCCGGGGCACTCTCACCGAGGCCGATCCGCAGCGTGCGCTGGACGCCGCGCGGGCCTCGGGCGCTGAGCAGGTCATCGCCGGCCTGCCGGGCCGGTGGGAGGCGTTGCTGTCCAAGCGGTTCCGTGGCGGTCAGGAACTGTCCGCCGGCCAATGGGCCAAGGTCGCCGTCGCCCGCGGCCTGTACAAGAGCGCCCCCGTCCTGCTGCTGGACGAACCGACCGCCAGCATGGACCCCCGCGCCGAGCACGCCGTGTACGAGGCAGTACTGCGGGACACACCACGCCCCGATCAGATCACCGTACTGATCTCCCACCGCCTGGCGAGCGTCGTCAGCTGCGACCGCATCTTCGTCTTCGACGGCGGCCGCATCACCGAGACCGGCACCCACCAGGAGCTGATGGACATCGGCGGCGAGTACGCCGCCATGTTCACCCTCCAGGCCGCCGGGTACCGCGCCGAGGCAGGGGAGGCGGCGTGA
- a CDS encoding class I SAM-dependent methyltransferase yields MSPNSTYWMNYAIGIAQRAPQSGRRVGVALVSEHNELICSAFEGEVGGASWYRTLRSRMQELGTASAHSAYLTINTLSVDRSFELAELLKEVRIDRVYIGLPDPALTSYLDDDPVTARGHVHRFPDDLQREILEQNRDFYAVSEQNIECNPHYSTHRISEAVSTGLRSRGFALSRSDVTANRGRVALASLICQRHGIEYKEAHRAVNDALSEAFDAKYGTYDYAYDARAANLRWTDDFKSVYRRSSTRSLSAVNILNVGVGAGYEAAALFSDCPQITFVDIAERGLANISERIPSSRTVVSSAEDLSALPDNGFDLYVSLRTYNSSFFDTSAAASEAHRVLRPGAVIVVSVANGFLYTQRGCVVPGLIIPGTDFVDIYRGMDTANLIGAELDCAGFKDVRMFPTSTEIYLSAVTA; encoded by the coding sequence ATGAGCCCGAACAGTACCTATTGGATGAACTACGCCATTGGCATCGCACAAAGGGCGCCGCAATCAGGTCGGCGGGTCGGCGTTGCGCTCGTTTCTGAACACAACGAGTTAATTTGCTCCGCCTTCGAGGGCGAAGTAGGCGGCGCATCCTGGTACCGCACTCTGCGGAGCAGGATGCAAGAACTCGGAACAGCCAGCGCACACAGCGCATATCTGACGATCAACACCCTGTCAGTGGACCGGTCGTTTGAGCTCGCCGAGCTCTTGAAGGAAGTGCGCATCGACAGGGTTTACATCGGTCTGCCAGACCCCGCGCTGACGAGTTACCTCGATGACGATCCCGTCACTGCACGAGGTCATGTACACCGCTTCCCCGACGATTTGCAGCGCGAGATCCTCGAGCAGAACCGAGACTTCTACGCAGTGAGCGAGCAAAATATCGAGTGCAACCCCCACTACTCCACACATCGCATTAGTGAGGCCGTCTCCACCGGGCTAAGGTCGAGGGGGTTCGCGCTTTCCCGGAGTGATGTCACTGCGAACAGGGGGAGGGTCGCGCTCGCTTCTCTGATCTGCCAGAGGCATGGGATCGAGTACAAAGAGGCTCATCGCGCCGTAAACGACGCACTGTCCGAAGCCTTTGACGCGAAGTACGGCACCTATGACTACGCGTACGACGCTCGTGCCGCCAACTTGAGGTGGACCGACGACTTCAAGTCGGTTTACAGGAGGTCGTCCACAAGGTCTCTGTCTGCCGTCAACATCCTCAACGTCGGCGTCGGAGCCGGCTACGAAGCAGCAGCTTTGTTTTCGGATTGCCCGCAGATCACCTTCGTTGACATCGCGGAACGTGGCCTTGCGAATATAAGCGAACGCATTCCCTCGTCGAGAACGGTCGTCTCCAGCGCCGAAGACCTGTCTGCCTTACCGGACAACGGTTTCGATCTGTATGTCTCCTTGAGAACGTACAACTCGTCGTTCTTCGATACGTCCGCGGCGGCCTCGGAGGCGCACAGAGTACTGAGGCCCGGCGCGGTGATTGTCGTCTCCGTAGCCAACGGATTTCTGTATACTCAGCGGGGCTGCGTCGTGCCAGGACTGATCATCCCCGGCACTGACTTCGTCGACATCTATCGCGGGATGGACACAGCCAATCTGATTGGCGCGGAGCTCGATTGTGCCGGATTTAAAGATGTCCGAATGTTTCCGACAAGTACCGAGATTTACCTGTCCGCTGTCACCGCCTAA
- a CDS encoding beta-ketoacyl synthase N-terminal-like domain-containing protein encodes MTWDITGMAAVANIGASPWAIFAALCAGQESRTPLKAFDPDKYRAAYAYEIDDRPEGGGDIPRRATRWLTTVVRQAVADAGLGEDLSQIPVLVGTTMREQRSLELWWRDHAEVALEDLHFGTALKETFGASTTYTFANACSATLYALGLATDMIELGMADTVVVAGTDAATESSFGTLDRVQNDIPDALRPFDATHKGMLMGEGAAAVVVQRVDTGNGPVHARVRGVSMNCDAHHATAPDPDGITRAVQDAYSRAGVRAEDIDLVMLHGSGTPRNDATESSVLRHIFHGAGTGPRMTAIKAMTGHTLGGSGLLSLVMAVLAMKEGMVPPVLGLTDPISEAAGLGLVQGAPAAGELTIAQIDAFGFGGINAVAIVEAAR; translated from the coding sequence ATGACCTGGGACATTACGGGCATGGCCGCCGTCGCCAACATCGGTGCCAGCCCCTGGGCGATATTCGCCGCGCTGTGCGCGGGCCAGGAGAGCCGCACGCCTCTGAAGGCCTTCGACCCCGACAAGTACAGGGCGGCCTACGCCTACGAGATCGACGACCGGCCCGAGGGCGGTGGCGACATCCCGCGCCGCGCCACCCGCTGGCTCACCACCGTTGTTCGTCAGGCAGTCGCCGACGCGGGCCTGGGCGAGGACCTGTCACAGATACCCGTGCTGGTCGGGACCACCATGCGCGAGCAGCGCAGCCTCGAGCTGTGGTGGCGTGACCACGCGGAAGTCGCCCTCGAAGACCTGCACTTCGGCACCGCCCTGAAGGAGACCTTCGGCGCGTCCACCACGTACACCTTCGCCAACGCCTGCTCAGCCACGCTGTACGCGCTCGGCTTGGCCACCGACATGATCGAGCTCGGAATGGCTGACACGGTCGTCGTCGCGGGCACCGATGCCGCAACCGAGAGCAGCTTCGGCACGCTCGACCGGGTGCAGAACGACATCCCCGACGCGCTCCGCCCCTTCGACGCCACGCACAAGGGCATGCTGATGGGTGAGGGCGCGGCAGCCGTCGTCGTCCAGCGCGTCGACACCGGGAACGGGCCCGTGCACGCCCGGGTGCGCGGTGTGTCCATGAACTGCGACGCTCACCACGCCACCGCGCCCGACCCCGACGGCATCACACGCGCGGTCCAGGACGCCTACAGCCGAGCAGGGGTACGGGCGGAGGACATCGACCTGGTGATGCTGCACGGCAGCGGAACCCCCCGCAACGACGCGACGGAGTCGAGCGTCCTGCGCCACATCTTCCACGGCGCCGGAACCGGTCCGCGGATGACCGCCATAAAGGCGATGACCGGCCACACCCTGGGTGGTTCGGGACTCCTCAGCCTCGTGATGGCGGTGCTCGCCATGAAGGAAGGGATGGTACCCCCCGTCCTGGGCCTCACCGACCCGATCTCCGAGGCCGCAGGACTGGGCCTGGTGCAGGGCGCCCCCGCAGCCGGCGAACTGACCATCGCGCAGATCGACGCGTTCGGCTTCGGAGGGATCAACGCCGTCGCGATTGTGGAGGCAGCCCGATGA